One window from the genome of Salvia miltiorrhiza cultivar Shanhuang (shh) chromosome 7, IMPLAD_Smil_shh, whole genome shotgun sequence encodes:
- the LOC130992782 gene encoding regulator of nonsense transcripts 1 homolog produces MDSQPSNLYETASQPDTGNDAYTFLEFNTQGEEDFDYPEFQELSQPIRSSTAVWPTPSDSISAAELPSSSEASHSTVKPRAASAGAPNNNSTSNSNSKETGVVEALAAGMSGLNFEDTGGDDELFEYGKGDFTEHACRYCGVTNPACVVRCNVPSCRKWFCNSRGNTSGSHIVNHLVRAKHKEVCLHKDSPLGETILECYNCGCRNVFLLGFISAKTESVVVLLCREPCLSVNALKDMNWDLSQWCPLIDDRCFLQWLLKVPSEQEQLRARQISAQQINKIEELWKTNPDASLEDLEKPGVDDEPQPVVPKYEDAYQYQNVFAPLIKLEADYDKMMKESQSKDNITIRWDIGLNKKRIAYFVFPKEDNEIRLVPGDELRLRYSGDAAHPSWQSVGHVIKLTAQEEVALELGASQGVPVDVNHGFSVDFVWKSTSFDRMQGAMKTFAVDETSVSGYIYHHLLGHEVEMQMVRNTLPRRFGAPGLPELNASQVFAVKSVLQKPISLIQGPPGTGKTVTSAAIVYHMAKQGQGQVLVCAPSNVAVDQLAEKISATGLKVVRLCAKSREAVSSPVEHLTLHYQVRHLDTSEKSELHKLQQLKDEQGELSSSDEKKYKALKRSTEREISQSADVICCTCVGAGDPRLANFRFRQVLIDESTQATEPECLIPLVLGAKQVVLVGDHCQLGPVIMCKKAARAGLAQSLFERLVMLGVKPIRLQVQYRMHPALSEFPSNSFYEGTLQNGVTINERQSPGIDFPWPVPNRPMFFYVQMGQEEISASGTSYLNRTEAANVEKIVTTFLKSGVVPSQIGVITPYEGQRAYIVNYMSRNGALRQQLYKEIEVASVDSFQGREKDYIILSCVRSNEHQGIGFLNDPRRLNVALTRARYGIVILGNPKVLSKQPLWNGLLTHYKEHECLVEGPLNNLKQSMVQFQKPKKIYNERRLFYGGGAGLVPNDTFGSVASSQNTDRRGPRSRGPYMPPAPPNGTHKPGVHPSGYAMPRVPMPPYHGGPPSQPYAIPTRSAVHGPVGAVPQIPQPGSRGFGVGRGNSSAPIGSHLSHQQGGQAPIGSLASNFNFPPMDNASSQPTVAGPLSQPGYVSNVTGQGPNQTYRDGFSMGGMSQDFLSDDFKSQGSHIPYNVAEFSTQASQSGYAVDYVTQGGQGGFPGSFLNQNSQAGYARFAPGNDYMSQEYMAHGSQGLFTQAQFSDQSQEDASQNHFGVANANPLQSQLNPLYSQPFAHYNSQPLNVQNSQPQPSSQQGQGSQNHKLHYNG; encoded by the exons ATGGATTCGCAGCCCAGCAATCTGTACGAGACGGCGTCGCAGCCGGACACCGGCAACGACGCCTACACATTCCTCGAGTTCAACACTCAAGGCGAGGAGGACTTCGATTACCCCGAATTCCAAGAGCTATCGCAGCCTATTCGATCATCCACCGCCGTCTGGCCCACGCCGTCCGATTCTATCTCCGCCGCGGAGCTTCCCTCCTCTTCTGAAGCCTCCCACTCCACAGTCAAGCCCCGCGCTGCAAGTGCTGGCGCTCCCAACAATAATAGCACTAGTAACAGTAACAGCAAGGAGACCGGCGTGGTGGAGGCGTTGGCCGCGGGGATGAGCGGTCTAAATTTTGAAGACACTGGTGGTGACGACGAGTTGTTTGAGTATGGAAAGGGAGACTTTACTGAGCATGCTTGCAGGTATTGCGGGGTCACCAATCCGGCTTGCGTTGTGCGCTGCAATGTTCCGTCCTGTAGGAAATGGTTTTGTAATTCGCGAGGGAATACTTCTGGTTCGCACATTGTCAATCATTTG GTCAGAGCAAAACATAAAGAAGTGTGTCTTCACAAAGACAGCCCGCTGGGGGAAACAATCCTAGAATGTTATAACTGTGGTTGTCGAAATGTGTTTCTTCTTGGATTCATATCTGCAAAGACAGAAAGTGTTGTTGTTCTGCTTTGTAGGGAGCCCTGTCTTAGTGTTAATGCGTTAAAGGACATGAACTGGGACTTGAGTCAATGGTGCCCACTTATTGATGATAGATGTTTCTTGCAATGGTTACTAAAG GTACCATCTGAACAAGAACAACTGAGGGCTCGACAAATTAGTGCCCAGCAGATAAATAAGATAGAAGAGCTTTGGAAGACAAATCCTGATGCTTCCTTGGAAGATCTTGAGAAGCCTGGTGTAGATGATGAGCCTCAACCTGTGGTTCCGAAGTATGAAGATGCTTATCAG TATCAAAATGTTTTCGCACCACTCATTAAGCTAGAAGCAGATTATGATAAG ATGATGAAGGAGTCTCAAAGCAAAGACAATATAACAATTCGTTGGGATATTGGTCTTAATAAGAAGCGCATTGCTTATTTTGTGTTTCCTAAG gaaGATAATGAAATACGCCTTGTACCTGGTGATGAACTTCGACTCCGTTATTCAGGTGATGCAGCTCACCCCTCATGGCAATCTGTGGGTCATGTG ATAAAATTGACTGCACAAGAGGAAGTTGCTCTTGAACTTGGTGCTAGTCAG GGTGTTCCTGTTGATGTCAACCATGGTTTTAGTGTTGACTTTGTTTGGAAAAGCACAAGTTTTGATCGGATGCAGGGAGCTATGAAAACTTTTGCTGTTGATGAAACCAGTGTCAGTGG ATATATCTATCATCATCTGCTTGGCCATGAAGTTGAAATGCAGATGGTTCGTAATACGTTGCCTCGAAGATTTGGTGCGCCTGGACTTCCAGAACTTAATGCATCTCAA GTTTTCGCTGTCAAAAGTGTCCTACAGAAGCCTATAAGTCTCATCCAAGGTCCACCTGGAACGGGTAAAACTGTGACATCTGCTGCAATTGTGTATCATATGGCCAAACAAGGCCAGGGACAG GTTTTGGTCTGTGCTCCTAGTAACGTTGCTGTTGATCAGCTAGCTGAAAAGATAAGCGCAACTGGTTTAAAG GTTGTCAGACTTTGTGCAAAGTCAAGGGAAGCTGTTAGTTCTCCTGTTGAGCATTTGACCTTGCACTATCAG GTTAGACATCTGGATACATCTGAAAAAAGTGAACTTCACAAGTTACAACAACTGAAAGATGAACAAG GAGAATTATCCAGCAGTGATGAGAAAAAATATAAAGCCCTCAAACGATCAACTGAGAGGGAGATATCTCAGAGTGCTGATGTTATCTGCTGTACATGTGTGGGGGCTGGGGATCCTCGCTTAGCAAATTTTAGATTCCGCCAG GTTCTTATTGATGAATCCACTCAAGCAACAGAACCTGAGTGTCTTATTCCGTTGGTTCTTGGAGCAAAACAG GTTGTTCTTGTGGGAGATCACTGCCAGCTTGGTCCTGTTATTATGTGCAAGAAAGCTGCACGGGCTGGTCTGGCCCAATCTCTGTTTGAACGGCTTGTGATGCTTGGTGTGAAACCAATTAGATTGCAG GTTCAATATAGGATGCACCCTGCTCTTTCCGAGTTTCCATCTAACAGCTTTTATGAAGGTACCCTTCAAAATGGAGTTACAATAAATGAAAGGCAATCACCTGGCATTGATTTCCCTTGGCCAGTACCAAACCGTCCCATGTTCTTTTATGTCCAG ATGGGACAAGAGGAGATCAGTGCTAGTGGTACATCATATCTTAATAGGACTGAGGCTGCAAATGTTGAGAAAATTGTAACCACATTTTTGAAGAGCGGTGTTGTTCCTAGTCAG ATTGGTGTTATAACACCCTATGAAGGCCAAAGAGCATATATTGTCAATTACATGTCGCGAAATGGTGCTCTGCGTCAGCAACTATACAAAGAAATTGAG GTAGCAAGCGTAGACTCATTCCAGGGTAGGGAAAAAGACTACATTATTTTGTCGTGCGTGAGGAGTAATGAGCATCAG GGCATTGGTTTCCTCAATGATCCGCGGCGGCTTAATGTTGCCCTTACACGTGCTCGTTATGGTATTGTCATATTGGGAAATCCTAAAGTTCTAAGCAAGCAGCCACTGTGGAATGGCTTGTTAACACACTATAAG GAACATGAGTGCTTGGTTGAAGGACCTTTGAATAATTTGAAGCAGAGTATGGTTCAATTTCAGAAACCGAAAAAG ATATACAATGAACGAAGACTTTTCTATGGTGGTGGAGCAGGTCTTGTTCCCAATGATACTTTTGGATCTGTTGCCTCCAGCCAAAATACTGATAGGAGGGGTCCTCGCTCTAGGG GTCCTTACATGCCTCCTGCCCCACCCAACGGTACCCATAAACCCGGTGTTCACCCTTCTGGTTATGCAATGCCTCGGGTACCCATGCCTCCATACCATGGAGGACCTCCATCACAACCATATGCCATCCCTACTCGTAGTGCTGTACATGGACCTGTTGGAGCTGTTCCTCAAATTCCACAGCCAGGCAGCCGAGGATTTGGTGTTGGCCGTGGGAATTCCAGTGCTCCCATTGGTAGTCATCTTTCACACCAGCAAGGTGGACAAGCTCCTATTGGAagccttgcatcaaacttcaaTTTTCCGCCTATGGATAATGCTAGTAGCCAGCCAACTGTAGCTGGACCATTGTCCCAGCCGGGTTATGTTTCTAAT GTGACAGGTCAAGGACCAAACCAAACATACAGGGATGGATTTTCCATGGGTGGCATGTCTCAA GACTTCTTGAGTGACGATTTTAAAAGTCAGGGATCACATATCCCTTACAATGTTGCTGAGTTCTCCACTCAG GCTTCTCAGAGTGGGTATGCTGTTGACTATGTTACACAGGGGGGCCAAGGTGGATTTCCTGGGAGCTTTCTAAACCAGAATTCTCAAGCTGGATATGCTCGTTTTGCCCCAGGGAATGATTACATGTCTCAG